agagttttgAGAGACAAgcatctcttggtggttttaaaagtttcagtcttcttcgcgcagtggtgaaggtgttcaacgagccggtcgtattcctcgtcggtgttgtccattgcggaatcttcccaaaagccggctagcgtagcgaaaagatcccagttaataATAGTTCTGGGATGTCGCTCTCTGagcttggcggctttctcttctctccttgtgaaggaaaatcttcctcggaggaggcgatggtccgatcccgtataaaactttggtacaacagcgacgtcggtcaggcagaaccttttattgacgatgatttggtctatttcattacgataccctccgccgggtgactcccacgtccagtgtagagaagagggcttctggaattgcgagttcccatggatccCATggatggatggtcttagtcgtcatgatgaactcggagagcctctccccctggtcattccattgtagtcccgatgtgaagttcctcaggtgTCCTTCTtaggccaactttggcgttggaatcgccaattatgaccttgtagaaggcatgatcttctcggtagaacttctccaggcacatatagaaagcttcaacttcttcttcttcttcgtagcttgatgttggagcgtaagcgacgaaaatTGTCagagctggtgttggaccacatcttctcatccgcagacgtccgaatTGGGTCGTAAGTTAtttgaaagagtcgatgttttttgccatactcgtgttgacgaggacgccaactccaccaacacctcttttttttctttctttttttctttttcctaagaacagttcttctacAACTTCATTTCTcaggtgacgtcgtctcgtctcggtcagtctgataacgtcgtacttgatcttcttggcttgcatcatcagatcttcgatggccgcttccgatgcaagcgtacgtgcgttataagtacagatcgtgaTCCTAGTCCtcttccgtttcggtagcctatatgactcctgcaaccccgtccttcctggcgctaccgtaccaggctttcctccggaatcaggagactcttctCTATTACTTTGTCatgcaaagaaattttaaaatccatgggcaggttgcaagcctctagtcccatgagtttttgggagattttcagttctcccggagtggacatgtggaacttatttgttggaggagactccaaaccgcctcccttgcacctcccagtcacttgattgaaGGCTTTTGGCTGTGCGGGATACAAGTATGTCATGCATCAGTCCTgactcagcagaaacaggaagtccatcccctgaatccacccgcgtctgtggacaagcacaaggtcgcttttggtacgcgattagcccctatccgccacccggggacgcgcacACGTAGCCTCATCCCTGATAACTATATTATTGAGAAAGTCTTTTCTTTGTATGCGAAGCTACAAGCTACGGAGACTAATCCTTGGCGCTTTGTCCGAGTGAACGAGGAATGTGGAATTTCATACGACCCAAGATTGTGAAAGTTGGTTGATGAATGTGTATTAGTCGCATCCAAGTGTCGTCGACAATTCGCGACTAGTCGCAGTAGGCTTCGCtttcaaaacatcattcaGCTGATACCGAACCGTTGGTTGGGGGGCGTGCTCTATGAAGAAGGGATGAAGAAGAGTAGAACAGAGGTTGGCGGTAATTGTTGGACAACGACTCCGTAGGAACCCATAGTAGACAATATCCTGGAGATTACTTTGGTCAACTTAAGTCATGGTTACTTTACACTGATTGGTGCGTATCTATACCCCTCAGGGTATTTGAGgtaaagttttgaaaatttttctactcTATTTTGGGAAGGACTGTTCTAAATGTGCCTTCAAGaagtactaaaaaaaagaaaatttcgtccAGGACCTCTTTATGTCAGCCTAGTTGTTAAATATGAGTCCGATTATGTTTGtcagttttgttgttttcatctCATTCCATGTATCGTTTTTTCAATACGTGCTTATTCTCATAATTCCAATACTGGACTCTTTTCAAACTACTTCTTTGGTCTGCGCTAGAGTATTTTTTATCTGGAAATGTCTCTTACTCGTTTTCCAGAGCAGATATGGGTGCGAAGAAAGCtagcttaatttttctttctttagagTTGATTTTGCAGTCTAATTCCGCCAGCAACTGTTATCGACTTATTATTGGACTTGAACGCCCCTCTCTACCAAGCCTTTTCGATCCttaatagtttttcttttcaaattcactTCCACAAAAATTCACTTGGAACAATGCTCTTTAGTGGTAGGTGTTAATTGCAGGCAGAACTAATGAGCTCCCACTTACGGCTGTACACAATTTactgtttcttttctactaAACGTCAATACCCCTGGTGCTTAAACGTTCACCGAACTTATATCCCAATGCCTTTGAGCTCACCTTCACAGTCTTCTCGAAAACATGTTTCTCCACGATCCTTGTTTCCTAGAGTAGTGTGGAATTACGTTCATTAAAATTTGAGGTATGCGATTATTGAATGGTTAATGGTTGAAAAGGTTAAAATCGACTAACCTTGGAAACTGATTGCCTCGCGGTGTTTAAGGATTCTTTACCCGATTCGGAGACGGAAACAGTTTGCGTTGGCTTTTCGATCTCCTTTGCAGTGTGAACATCTTCTTCGATGTTCTTAACCTCTTTCAGGTGTTCAGACTTTAAGAaagatttctccttttttatgtACATAGTAAATCATTACAgtactgcaatttttttttcattctattattACTTGGAACTCAGTTAGGTTTTAAATTTGGAGAGAAATTTCTATCACATGTATCACTTCGAAAGCATTACTGCACTTATCCTTTACTCTACTGTTCATTGGGCCTAGTTCTAAAAGGCTGTGAGCGGACGTATACATGTGGTTGTCTCAAGATTTCTTATACTAGTGTCATCTCTAGTTAAAACACCATAAAGTATACAATTCTCAAttgcgaaagaagaaaaatttgctgcTTAATGTAAGCTAGTTCAGGAAAGGTTTTAATGTGGGTGAGATGAGgaaaattaatgtttttcCTTTCGCAGTTTTACTCACAgatatttgtgatttttcagcCTCCTTCGCAGTACTCAACACTTCCTTTGGCGGTCCCGAATCTTCCACTTCCTTAAAAGAATATGTGAACTGTGGCCGATAGAATTTTGCAGGCAACAACACATTCAATAAAGGCTCTGACTTGCGGAACAAGTTTTTTAGTCACGCTGATAAAAATTATGAGGGTTTTTATGAAAGGTTTCTGAATCGACTCAAATTTGATGGGCATAGTCGCTCtgtattatatagcatgattaaAACGTGCACGCAGATCCCCATAAAACGGATTTTTTACCGCCGGAAGCATTCAGGATTTGAATGCTCGAACTCGAACAACACTGTTTTGTAGTAGCTGTTAATTGTAATCAACTATAATGAGCTCCCACTTACGAATATTCACAATTAAGCTTTCCTTTTTACCAAATGTCAATGCGTACATGTCATACATTTGCTGATTAAACTTTCACATTACTTCCCAATGCCTTTAGACTCACCCTTACGATCTTCTCGAAAACATGTTTTTCCCGGATCACTGTTTCCTAGAGTAGAGTGGAATTTCGTTAATTAAAAATCGAGGTATGCGATTACTAAATGATTAAAATCGACTAACCTTAGAAACTGATTCGTTCGCGGAGCTTGCGGAATCTTTAGTCGATTCGCGGACAGAAACAATTTGCGTTGGCTTTTCGGTCTCCTTTGCAGTGCGAAGATCTTCTTCGATCGTCTTAACCTTTTTCAGGCGTTCAGACTATAAGAaagatttctctcttttttatgTACATAATAAATCGTTACAgtactgaaaattttcttcattctattATTACTTGGAACTCAGTTAGGTTTGAAATATAGAAGGAGTTTTTATCACGTGTATCATTTGGGAACCATTGCTCTGCACTTATCCTTTACTCTACTGCTCATTGCGCGTTATTGCAAGAGGTCTCTGTTAGTGGGCGTATATATGTGTTTGTCTGAAGATTTGTTATACAAGTGGTATCTATAATTTCAACACCATAAAAGAGACATTTCGTAActaaggtggaaaaaaaattctgcagcTTAATGTAATTTAGATCAGGAAAGAGCATAATATAGATGAATAGTGAAAATGATGCGAAAAAGTAACGTCTCTCGCAGATCTACTCACAAGTACTTGTGTTTCTTTCACAATACTCACCTTTTCGTTTTGCGTCTTCGTACAAGAATTGTCCACTTCCTTAACAGAATGTGTTAATTGTAGTTCATAAAATGTTAGATCCACAGCCAATGCGCTAAAGGCGCAAACTCTAACTAGCGCTATGATTTCCTCAATTGCGTTTATAAGAAAGTGCACCAAATTCGTAAGTTCGAGTCGATTCAGGTTCAACACACCAAACTCTTCTTTTATATAGCGTCATCACACaaaatatatgtacatacgtGAACAAAACCAGTTCATTACCGTTGACACGATTCAGTGCTCGTCCGTGAATGAGTGAGCCTGTGCACGTGATTGTTTGAGGATTTGTTATACCAATGTTATATTAGGTATAACCGAATTGATAATGATAATGGGAAGAAATTGCGATATGATTGACGTGAATGAGTGTGGATTCAGAGATTTGAGTAATGAACCGAGACTATGCTACAACATCGAGCAAAATAAATCGGCCTTGGGGTACATGGAAAGCTGTCGCTATAGTACAATTCAGCCACAGGCTTGTGTTGGTTTTGGCGGAAGCACCAACattcatctctttttcttttgctttcatCAACTATATAAATGTGTTGGGACTCCTCAGACTGTTAAACGGGCCTTTTTCCGGACTTCAGACCTTTGATCTTTGACCAGTGAACTCGGGAAGGACACTACCGCGAGCACGTGATGAGTGTTTGGGGCTCATTTGTCGAAGACGATTCAGAACAGCCTCCCCTCAGTCACAGGCATTTGGACGAAGCGATGTTTCCATCATGAGAATACGCAGACATTACGAGTCAATTTTGGCTCGGCAGAAACAGAAAGTCCATCCCGTGAATCTACATGCTTCTTAGGGAACGCACAAGGCAGTTTTTGGTTCATCGATTCGCCACCTAGGGATGCGCCACGCAGTCTCGCGATCACTCGGCCCCTACTGATCCCAGATGTTCAGGAGCATCTCTAGCTTTAGGCTCCAACGGCGTTATCcggtaaataaagaaaacataaagtgGTTGACATTGGCTAATCCCTACAGGGTTGCCCGTATGCATTGGACTTCAATTTAGAGTCTTTTGAAGTCTGTGAAGGGCAgatctacaatgacttgcctTTGGGGGCGAACAGATGTTTCAGATTCGCGCTTTTATTCTTTCAGACAATTCTGGTATCGTTCTAGCGACCCTGGAGCTAAGAAAAGCTTGTTTGGCACTAGGGTGGTTTAAAGACTTCTTAACTTAAGGTCTCTAATCGCCACGACTCTTCCTCTGCAAAAGAGTCACAGGcagttagtcgcgaggctaggTGGCGGTCCCCAAGTCGCACATAAGGGGATAACCGTAAACGAAAAGCGGTTGCCTGCCCTATAACGCCGGTAAATTAAAAGGACGGACTTCCTCTTTCTGCTATGCCAGGATTGACTCATAATGAACtcgtatcccgcacgtcggtccagCCAAAAGTCTGCAATCAAGTAAGTAGGAAGTGCAAAGAAGGCGGTAAGAGAAGAGACTAGAGGCAACAGGCTGTCCGGTGTTTTAAAATTACGCACACGACGCATTAATAGAAAAGATTCTCCTGACCCCAGAGATAGCGTTCAGGATTCATCTAGgctgtcgaaaaaaaatgggacTAGAATGACGATTTGTACTTACAAGGCAGGCTTGCACCGGAAGCAACTATTAAAGATAAAGATGCAAGCTAGGACAACTAAGTACGTCGTCATCTCACTCATCGAACCAAACGACGCCACAAACTGAACGCCGTATGTGACATTGAAAACTggtcccaaaaaaaaagtgacagtAGAGAGTGGTGCAGTCGGTGTCGTCGTCAACACAAGTACTGAACATCGaccctttcaaaaaaaataacgaatagAACGTTTGCGGACGAGAAAATATCGATCAACACCAGCTTCTACAATTACCCAAcatccaacatcaagctacaaaaaagaagttgaagcATTCAAAGCTTTCAAAATGGACCTGGAGAGGTTCTACCCAGAAGATCACAATACTACCTAGATACTTTCTACAAGGCCATAATTGCTGATTTCAACGCCACCGTAGGCCTCAGAAGAACGTCTGAGGTATTTCACATCGTGACTCGCTGCCTATAGTGAGCAGGAAGAGAGGCTTT
This is a stretch of genomic DNA from Necator americanus strain Aroian chromosome II, whole genome shotgun sequence. It encodes these proteins:
- a CDS encoding hypothetical protein (NECATOR_CHRII.G4887.T3) — encoded protein: MRRCGPTPALTIFVAYAPTSSYEEEEEVEAFYMCLEKFYREDHAFYKVIIGDSNAKKPSSLHWTWESPGGGYRNEIDQIIVNKRFCLTDVAVVPKFYTGSDHRLLRGRFSFTRREEKAAKLRERHPRTIINWDLFATLAGFWEDSAMDNTDEEYDRLVEHLHHCAKKTETFKTTKRCLSLKTLELIRQRGAAEAIKEDLKERRAEVLAEAAETGKSIRYARRDFASRKTRMTALRNSKGTTIEKGDGENHLRLLL
- a CDS encoding hypothetical protein (NECATOR_CHRII.G4887.T2) — translated: MRRCGPTPALTIFVAYAPTSSYEEEEEVEAFYMCLEKFYREDHAFYKVIIGDSNAKVGLRRTPEELHIGTTME